A window of the Tenacibaculum sp. MAR_2010_89 genome harbors these coding sequences:
- a CDS encoding metal-dependent transcriptional regulator: MFSQTEENYIKAIYHLDSISSKGISTNAIAKKLETKASSVTDMIKKLSEKKVVIYKKYQGVTLTDFGKKTAANIIRKHRLWEVFLVEKLNFSWDEVHEVAEQLEHIKSPKLINELDALLDYPKRDPHGDPIPDKDGNLQTIEKSLLSTLQKGEIGICVGVDDSSSKFLKFLDKQGIALGKEIEIIEKEPFDESLQIKINGQAITISNKVANNIYIQKH; this comes from the coding sequence ATGTTTAGTCAAACCGAAGAAAATTATATCAAAGCAATTTATCACCTAGACAGCATCTCCTCAAAAGGGATCAGTACTAATGCTATTGCAAAAAAACTAGAAACAAAAGCTTCTTCAGTAACAGACATGATAAAAAAACTTTCTGAAAAAAAAGTTGTTATCTATAAAAAATACCAAGGAGTTACGTTAACTGACTTTGGCAAAAAAACTGCCGCTAACATTATACGTAAACACCGTTTGTGGGAAGTATTCTTGGTAGAGAAATTAAACTTCTCCTGGGATGAAGTACATGAAGTAGCTGAACAATTAGAACATATTAAATCTCCAAAACTAATAAACGAATTAGATGCTCTTCTTGATTACCCAAAAAGAGATCCTCATGGTGACCCAATACCTGATAAAGATGGTAATTTACAAACCATTGAAAAGAGTTTATTATCAACCTTACAAAAAGGAGAAATTGGTATTTGTGTTGGTGTAGATGATAGCTCTTCTAAGTTTTTAAAATTTTTAGACAAACAAGGAATTGCCCTAGGTAAAGAAATAGAAATTATAGAAAAAGAACCATTTGATGAATCTTTACAAATAAAAATAAATGGTCAAGCAATTACAATATCTAACAAGGTTGCTAATAATATATATATTCAAAAACATTAA